The proteins below come from a single Seriola aureovittata isolate HTS-2021-v1 ecotype China chromosome 23, ASM2101889v1, whole genome shotgun sequence genomic window:
- the zbtb4 gene encoding uncharacterized protein zbtb4 isoform X1: protein MLAFLRDRQRELEEERLNSVVFLLVFLLHSAAVAVVASRVKRRKRFRGLVMVSGEKVWDPLHAGLIQSRLSEQHLATGLTPLCNLTRTATEGATCRQSQRSLPLSSPPPLHLPVRLYSSKKIVGLHKPVRSLGVASQPEEEEEEGEAEQLEMKGKRHGGRGEAMMEDRLEDMADGPKNAKITLSFPLSAAPLPASLTSPNHCRSSSSSSPSPHRRRPSSKSSDEGSLWKLDATMDVKHRPFKPPRHDSSPSSSPSSSSSPMTVHALIRKDIKSPPPLKCSKLNPETPFQRSPPRSSSGSLGGCYGGDGWDERHRVANGTASPSQTAQILFSLGTSAYQRGGDAERREKITGRPAGKVGSPHGPSLHPPTLHLPPPLPPPPPPPSEGLTAPPHSSSYSPTDSLKPELICGVCHRLFSSASSLTVHMRLHRGSRALSCRYCGKVFIHSKRLQSHETSCKVPGLPSDSLGPPSLTVQPKEEPLEEGEVRVEGGMIVGETDISKARPGKKARSLLARIQGDDAAAAELLAGDENHFVKVVDGNVIYFCSVCERSYMTLSSLKRHSNVHSWRRKYPCHYCDKVFALAEYRTKHEVWHTGERRYQCIFCWDAFATYYNLKTHQKTIHGINPSLISSEKTANGGYKQKANALKLYRLLPMRSQKRPYKTYSDSLHNGLLLPPTDTPPLSLPGLGCALGPGDLQSLISGAHPQSVKPDPDAFPDDFPVSVGADHRDLSPLTPLASTDMPQVKKHESEALELEQGRGSGSFKMSSSNKTKTPKTGKGTETSMPSVITYGHTKPSVIVHGTAVSSSVIVHSNQVTSGSEKSPMSSPSPETSNSQTSHKGSPRPLKKQRDSADNHRKRSRDSSDTTEEGSRGGQDAETGRLFHKSRKSHSKSDISNTKQLSASVGSQVKEAGPLCQITVRIGEEAIVKRSISETDLRRDKGLSPPKTKRSETSSAREAKEPRHSHSHHHHHKHRLHRRASMEAEGDKEGNCEEEVRKKTSKSPEGVREYYFRQEVREQESDHDMEDNLWRPYYSYKPKRKAQAHLQRVKSWQRKLKYKRSIRLKRRAERLKNRVNKETEKSQDEEEDGEIEETPKLSKANRDKGEGKKKDYLSAPLKEKNKVAGEQVKEARHEVPPLPLHSPKPPLSTSVAPTGIKRRPWTNGNAAECGTCGRWFSSPRKRDKHELSHLLEFVCLFCRATFPSRDKLEDHQRAQHPKPTEGPSAPPKVALGEQVEGVGIKSVPESTKFDEEKGGQVGLVGRNSSPSRLSRRALSRHTCPQCHKVCKTSSALTRHIRRHELSSSPEREKEDKAPEPKTTETVVNAVSRDLETEKGQVPSALSVSVISYSTPDPPTSGDCLASQQHEDHHRELTEEHHMSESSDKPELPELTHPAPEREPSPHIADPPLESPVNLTPPKHEFTPAAPSTLQSVLVMNGSECLDYRTPSKKNLDSQIHRIPSPAHIVASTNTSPNVPMTSQTRITTAAPPVSMTTAPSSEGGFMKRDGVIMDRERQGGGGIFLHAGYEEPPRVQDLRVPSLSRSPSPNEAQDLTMSSILARERAIERQREKERELERQRERERDKEMEREREKEIERAQQMSRVAHAPEEQIALLVPKEEPLSPVPSPQHIPCQTTMNGPSSHRHTPKSPCRSPSTIGLLAQANRQVHSSSQGLDRLSLPTGAAGAGDRPSAHALLLPRAPQPPEPEHQDTVSSRDSQQGDATPVGYSAQDYPLPLIVPDSYRSGKKQEENLLMSSYPAGALPFGPLGKVMVPNGGDLAKLPFYPDPYQLLYGPQLLAYPYNLAALPVALNMMAPGGDKVEPLPFLPAIFNYAATAGPYMGAAPHPLVANPSLYSGSSGSSKKQRDSSSSKP, encoded by the exons ATGCTTGCCttcctgagagacagacagagagaattagaggaagagaggctgaattctgttgttttcctgcttgtttttctgcttcactctgctgctgtggcGGTGGTTGCTTCGCGcgtgaagaggaggaaaag ATTTCGGGGGCTGGTCATGGTGTCCGGTGAGAAGGTGTGGGACCCCCTCCATGCGGGCCTTATTCAGTCTCGTCTGAGTGAACAGCACCTGGCTACTGGGCTAACTCCCCTCTGCAACCTCACACGTACTGCAACCGAGGGAGCCACGTGCCGCCAGAGTCAGCGGTCGCTACCTTTGTCTTCCCCGCCACCTTTACACCTGCCTGTTCGTTTGTACAGCTCAAAAAAGATCGTAGGACTACACAAACCTGTCCGGTCTCTTGGGGTGGCCTCTCAgcctgaagaagaggaggaggaaggggaagcTGAGCAGTTGGAGATGAAGGGTAAAAGGCATGGAGGCCGGGGAGAGGCCATGATGGAGGACAGGTTGGAGGACATGGCCGATGGAcctaaaaatgcaaaaatcacCTTAAGCTTCCCACTTAGTGCTGCCCCCCTCCCGGCCTCCCTCACATCTCCAAACCACTGTCGTagctcctcctcgtcctccccTTCCCCCCACAGACGGCGGCCATCCTCCAAGAGCTCAGATGAGGGATCGCTGTGGAAACTGGACGCGACCATGGATGTAAAGCACAGACCTTTCAAGCCCCCAAGGCATGACAGCTCTCCGTCctcttcaccttcctcctcctcatctcccaTGACTGTTCATGCACTTATCAGGAAGGATATAAAATCCCCGCCTCCTCTCAAGTGCTCCAAACTCAATCCAGAGACTCCGTTTCAGAGGTCGCCCCCAAGATCCTCCAGCGGGTCTTTAGGGGGCTGTTATGGTGGAGATGGATGGGATGAGAGGCACAGGGTGGCCAACGGTACAGCCTCACCCTCTCAAACTGCCCAGATCCTCTTCAGTCTGGGCACATCAGCTTATCAGAGGGGTGGggatgcagagaggagagaaaaaataacagGAAGACCAGCTGGTAAAGTGGGAAGCCCTCATGGACCAAGCcttcacccacccaccctccacctccctccccccttaccaccacctcctcctcccccatctGAGGGTCTTACCGCACCCCCCCACTCATCCTCCTATTCCCCTACCGACAGCCTGAAGCCTGAGCTGATTTGCGGGGTGTGCCATCGGCTTTTCAGCTCGGCCTCCTCCCTCACAGTCCACATGCGGCTGCATCGTGGCAGCCGTGCCCTCAGTTGCCGTTATTGTGGCAAAGTCTTCATCCACAGCAAGAGACTGCAATCCCACGAGACATCCTGCAAGGTGCCAGGCCTACCCTCCGACAGCCTGGGCCCTCCTTCTCTCACTGTGCAGCCGAAGGAGGAGCCGCTGGAGGAGGGTGAGGTGAGAGTGGAGGGGGGAATGATTGTGGGAGAAACTGACATCAGTAAGGCGCGGCCAGGGAAGAAAGCACGGAGCCTCCTGGCGCGTATCCAAGGTGATGATGCAGCAGCCGCAGAGTTACTGGCGGGTGATGAGAACCATTTTGTGAAGGTGGTAGATGGCAATGTCATTTACTTCTGCTCTGTGTGCGAGCGTTCCTACATGACCCTATCCAGCCTGAAGCGTCACTCTAATGTGCACTCATGGCGCCGCAAATATCCGTGCCATTATTGCGACAAAGTCTTTGCCCTGGCTGAGTATCGTACAAAGCACGAGGTGTGGCACACGGGAGAGCGGCGCTACCAGTGCATCTTCTGCTGGGACGCCTTCGCCACCTACTACAATCTGAAAACACACCAGAAGACCATTCATGGGATTAACCCCAGCCTCATCTCCAGTGAAAAGACAGCTAATGGAGGTTATAAGCAGAAAGCTAATGCCCTCAAGCTCTACCGCCTTCTCCCCATGCGCTCCCAGAAGAGACCCTACAAGACCTACAGTGACAGTTTGCATAATGGCCTGCTACTGCCACCAACTGacacacctcccctctccctgCCTGGCCTGGGCTGCGCTCTGGGGCCTGGGGACCTACAAAGCCTCATCAGCGGAGCCCACCCTCAGAGTGTTAAGCCTGACCCAGATGCCTTCCCCGATGACTTCCCCGTTTCTGTGGGTGCTGACCACAGGGACCTCTCCCCGCTCACGCCCCTCGCCTCAACGGACATGCCCCAGGTTAAAAAACACGAGAGCGAGGCCTTAGAGTTAGAGCAGGGCAGAGGTAGTGGCAGCTTCAAAATGTCTAGTagcaacaaaaccaaaactcCCAAGACTGGTAAAGGCACAGAAACAAGCATGCCGTCTGTGATAACATATGGACATACAAAACCCTCTGTCATAGTTCATGGAACAGCAGTGTCGTCCTCCGTCATCGTGCACAGCAACCAGGTCACTTCTGGGAGTGAAAAGAGCCCAATGAGCAGCCCGTCCCCTGAAACCAGCAACAGTCAGACTTCACACAAGGGCAGCCCGAGGCCACTTAAAAAGCAAAGGGATAGCGCAGATAACCATAGAAAGAGGTCGAGAGACAGTTCAGATACCACAGAGGAGGGTTCAAGAGGTGGACAGGACGCAGAGACAGGCAGATTATTTCACAAATCACGCAAGTCCCACAGCAAGAGTGACATCTCTAACACAAAGCAGCTGTCAGCATCTGTAGGGTCACAAGTCAAAGAGGCAGGGCCGCTGTGTCAGATTACTGTACGTATTGGTGAGGAGGCCATAGTGAAGCGCAGCATCTCTGAGACAGACCTGAGGAGAGACAAGGGCCTTTCTCCCCCAAAAACCAAACGGAGTGAGACATCATCTGCGCGGGAAGCCAAGGAACCACGCCACTCTCACtcccaccatcatcaccacaaACACCGCCTCCACCGCAGAGCCAGCATGGAAGCAGAGGGCGATAAGGAAGGAAACTGTGAGGAGGAGGTCAGGAAAAAGACCTCCAAATCCCcggagggagtgagggagtaCTACTTCCGTCAGGAGGTGCGTGAGCAGGAGAGCGACCATGACATGGAGGATAATTTATGGCGGCCTTACTACTCCTACAAGCCCAAGAGAAAGGCCCAAGCGCATCTGCAGAGGGTCAAGAGCTGGCAGAGGAAACTGAAGTACAAGCGCTCCATCCGGCTCAAGAGGAGGGCAGAGAGGCTCAAGAACCGTGTGAATAAAGAAACGGAGAAATCacaagatgaggaagaggatggggAGATTGAGGAGACCCCAAAACTGTCAAAAGCTAACAGAGACaagggagaggggaaaaagaaagattatCTCTCTGCCCCtttgaaggagaaaaacaaagtcgCAGGAGAACAGGTTAAGGAGGCCCGTCATGAGGTCCCCCCCCTTCCTCTGCACTCTCCAAAGCCCCCCCTGTCTACCTCAGTGGCTCCTACGGGAATAAAGAGGCGGCCTTGGACTAATGGGAATGCAGCAGAGTGTGGTACATGTGGCCGCTGGTTCTCAAGCCCCAGGAAGCGAGACAAACACGAGCTGAGCCATCTGCTGGAGTTTGTATGCCTCTTCTGCCGAGCCACTTTCCCTTCCAGGGATAAGTTGGAAGACCACCAGAGAGCCCAGCATCCCAAGCCTACTGAGGGACCCTCTGCACCCCCTAAAGTGGCTCTCGGCGAACAAGTCGAAGGGGTCGGCATCAAATCTGTGCCAGAGAGCACAAAGTTTGATGAAGAAAAAGGGGGGCAGGTGGGCTTAGTAGGGAGAAATTCTAGTCCAAGTCGCCTGAGCAGAAGAGCATTATCACGACACACCTGTCCACAGTGTCATAAAGTGTGCAAGACATCTTCAGCACTAACTCGCCATATCCGACGCCATGAGTTAAGCAGTTCcccagaaagagaaaaggaagataAAGCCCCGGagccaaaaacaacagagacagttGTTAACGCTGTTAGCAGAGACCTAGAGACCGAAAAGGGACAGGTTCCCAgtgctctctctgtttcagttATCAGCTATTCAACTCCCGACCCGCCCACCAGCGGTGACTGTTTGGCATCACAGCAGCATGAAGACCATCACAGAGAACTGACAGAGGAACATCACATGTCAGAATCCAGTGACAAACCCGAACTACCCGAGCTCACGCACCCAGCTCCAGAGAGGGAGCCCAGCCCACATATTGCAGACCCTCCATTAGAAAGTCCAGTTAATCTCACGCCCCCGAAACATGAATTCACACCTGCCGCACCCTCTACCCTCCAGAGCGTGCTCGTCATGAATGGGTCTGAATGTCTGGACTACCGCACCCCCAGCAAAAAGAACCTAGACAGCCAGATCCACAGAATACCCAGCCCCGCGCACATCGTGGCATCCACCAACACCTCTCCAAATGTGCCCATGACGTCACAGACCAGAATAAccactgctgctcctcctgtttccatgacaacagctCCCAGCTCTGAGGGGGGATTCATGAAACGGGATGGGGTCATTATGGACAGGGAGAGGCAGGGTGGGGGTGGTATATTTCTACACGCAGGTTATGAGGAACCACCCCGGGTCCAAGATCTCCGAGTTCCATCCCTGTCCAGGAGTCCCTCTCCCAACGAAGCACAAGACCTGACCATGTCCTCTATACTAGCGAGAGAGAGGGCGATAGAGAGgcaaagggagaaagagagggagctcgagagacagagagaaagggagagggacaaagaaatggagagagagagagaaaaagagatagagagggCCCAGCAAATGAGTAGAGTTGCTCATGCCCCGGAGGAGCAGATTGCGCTCTTGGTCCCTAAAGAGGAGCCCTTGAGTCCTGTGCCGTCCCCCCAGCACATCCCCTGTCAAACCACTATGAATGGACCCTCCTCACACAGGCACACCCCCAAGTCCCCCTGTCGGTCCCCCTCAACTATTGGACTGTTAGCTCAAGCCAACCGCCAGGTTCACTCCAGTTCACAAGGACTCGACAGGCTCTCACTGCCCACTGGAGCAGCTGGTGCCGGTGACCGCCCCTCTGCCCACGCTCTGCTTCTCCCCCGCGCCCCTCAACCACCTGAGCCAGAGCACCAGGACACTGTTTCTTCCAGAGATTCTCAGCAGGGGGACGCCACCCCAGTGGGCTACTCTGCCCAGGATTATCCCCTACCCCTTATTGTGCCGGACAGCTACCGCTCTGGTAAGAAGCAGGAGGAAAACCTGCTAATGTCCTCCTATCCTGCTGGAGCTCTTCCCTTTGGCCCACTGGGAAAAGTGATGGTCCCTAATGGCGGGGACCTGGCCAAGCTGCCATTTTATCCGGACCCTTACCAGCTGCTCTATGGCCCCCAGCTGCTGGCCTACCCCTACAACTTAGCAGCTCTTCCTGTGGCTCTGAATATGATGGCACCTGGGGGGGACAAGGTGGAGCCTCTGCCTTTCCTCCCAGCCATCTTCAACTACGCAGCCACTGCTGGGCCCTACATGGGCGCAGCGCCACACCCCCTTGTGGCAAATCCCAGCCTGTACAGcggcagcagtggcagcagcaagAAGCAacgagacagcagcagcagcaaaccgTAG
- the zbtb4 gene encoding uncharacterized protein zbtb4 isoform X2, with product MNAVTLLKKKKKKKGQDENTQITDRLPGSALTCRFRGLVMVSGEKVWDPLHAGLIQSRLSEQHLATGLTPLCNLTRTATEGATCRQSQRSLPLSSPPPLHLPVRLYSSKKIVGLHKPVRSLGVASQPEEEEEEGEAEQLEMKGKRHGGRGEAMMEDRLEDMADGPKNAKITLSFPLSAAPLPASLTSPNHCRSSSSSSPSPHRRRPSSKSSDEGSLWKLDATMDVKHRPFKPPRHDSSPSSSPSSSSSPMTVHALIRKDIKSPPPLKCSKLNPETPFQRSPPRSSSGSLGGCYGGDGWDERHRVANGTASPSQTAQILFSLGTSAYQRGGDAERREKITGRPAGKVGSPHGPSLHPPTLHLPPPLPPPPPPPSEGLTAPPHSSSYSPTDSLKPELICGVCHRLFSSASSLTVHMRLHRGSRALSCRYCGKVFIHSKRLQSHETSCKVPGLPSDSLGPPSLTVQPKEEPLEEGEVRVEGGMIVGETDISKARPGKKARSLLARIQGDDAAAAELLAGDENHFVKVVDGNVIYFCSVCERSYMTLSSLKRHSNVHSWRRKYPCHYCDKVFALAEYRTKHEVWHTGERRYQCIFCWDAFATYYNLKTHQKTIHGINPSLISSEKTANGGYKQKANALKLYRLLPMRSQKRPYKTYSDSLHNGLLLPPTDTPPLSLPGLGCALGPGDLQSLISGAHPQSVKPDPDAFPDDFPVSVGADHRDLSPLTPLASTDMPQVKKHESEALELEQGRGSGSFKMSSSNKTKTPKTGKGTETSMPSVITYGHTKPSVIVHGTAVSSSVIVHSNQVTSGSEKSPMSSPSPETSNSQTSHKGSPRPLKKQRDSADNHRKRSRDSSDTTEEGSRGGQDAETGRLFHKSRKSHSKSDISNTKQLSASVGSQVKEAGPLCQITVRIGEEAIVKRSISETDLRRDKGLSPPKTKRSETSSAREAKEPRHSHSHHHHHKHRLHRRASMEAEGDKEGNCEEEVRKKTSKSPEGVREYYFRQEVREQESDHDMEDNLWRPYYSYKPKRKAQAHLQRVKSWQRKLKYKRSIRLKRRAERLKNRVNKETEKSQDEEEDGEIEETPKLSKANRDKGEGKKKDYLSAPLKEKNKVAGEQVKEARHEVPPLPLHSPKPPLSTSVAPTGIKRRPWTNGNAAECGTCGRWFSSPRKRDKHELSHLLEFVCLFCRATFPSRDKLEDHQRAQHPKPTEGPSAPPKVALGEQVEGVGIKSVPESTKFDEEKGGQVGLVGRNSSPSRLSRRALSRHTCPQCHKVCKTSSALTRHIRRHELSSSPEREKEDKAPEPKTTETVVNAVSRDLETEKGQVPSALSVSVISYSTPDPPTSGDCLASQQHEDHHRELTEEHHMSESSDKPELPELTHPAPEREPSPHIADPPLESPVNLTPPKHEFTPAAPSTLQSVLVMNGSECLDYRTPSKKNLDSQIHRIPSPAHIVASTNTSPNVPMTSQTRITTAAPPVSMTTAPSSEGGFMKRDGVIMDRERQGGGGIFLHAGYEEPPRVQDLRVPSLSRSPSPNEAQDLTMSSILARERAIERQREKERELERQRERERDKEMEREREKEIERAQQMSRVAHAPEEQIALLVPKEEPLSPVPSPQHIPCQTTMNGPSSHRHTPKSPCRSPSTIGLLAQANRQVHSSSQGLDRLSLPTGAAGAGDRPSAHALLLPRAPQPPEPEHQDTVSSRDSQQGDATPVGYSAQDYPLPLIVPDSYRSGKKQEENLLMSSYPAGALPFGPLGKVMVPNGGDLAKLPFYPDPYQLLYGPQLLAYPYNLAALPVALNMMAPGGDKVEPLPFLPAIFNYAATAGPYMGAAPHPLVANPSLYSGSSGSSKKQRDSSSSKP from the exons ATGAATGCAGTGacactgctaaaaaaaaaaaaaaaaaaaaaaggtcaagatGAAAATACGCAAATTACAGACCGACTTCCTGGTTCAGCTTTAACCTGCAG ATTTCGGGGGCTGGTCATGGTGTCCGGTGAGAAGGTGTGGGACCCCCTCCATGCGGGCCTTATTCAGTCTCGTCTGAGTGAACAGCACCTGGCTACTGGGCTAACTCCCCTCTGCAACCTCACACGTACTGCAACCGAGGGAGCCACGTGCCGCCAGAGTCAGCGGTCGCTACCTTTGTCTTCCCCGCCACCTTTACACCTGCCTGTTCGTTTGTACAGCTCAAAAAAGATCGTAGGACTACACAAACCTGTCCGGTCTCTTGGGGTGGCCTCTCAgcctgaagaagaggaggaggaaggggaagcTGAGCAGTTGGAGATGAAGGGTAAAAGGCATGGAGGCCGGGGAGAGGCCATGATGGAGGACAGGTTGGAGGACATGGCCGATGGAcctaaaaatgcaaaaatcacCTTAAGCTTCCCACTTAGTGCTGCCCCCCTCCCGGCCTCCCTCACATCTCCAAACCACTGTCGTagctcctcctcgtcctccccTTCCCCCCACAGACGGCGGCCATCCTCCAAGAGCTCAGATGAGGGATCGCTGTGGAAACTGGACGCGACCATGGATGTAAAGCACAGACCTTTCAAGCCCCCAAGGCATGACAGCTCTCCGTCctcttcaccttcctcctcctcatctcccaTGACTGTTCATGCACTTATCAGGAAGGATATAAAATCCCCGCCTCCTCTCAAGTGCTCCAAACTCAATCCAGAGACTCCGTTTCAGAGGTCGCCCCCAAGATCCTCCAGCGGGTCTTTAGGGGGCTGTTATGGTGGAGATGGATGGGATGAGAGGCACAGGGTGGCCAACGGTACAGCCTCACCCTCTCAAACTGCCCAGATCCTCTTCAGTCTGGGCACATCAGCTTATCAGAGGGGTGGggatgcagagaggagagaaaaaataacagGAAGACCAGCTGGTAAAGTGGGAAGCCCTCATGGACCAAGCcttcacccacccaccctccacctccctccccccttaccaccacctcctcctcccccatctGAGGGTCTTACCGCACCCCCCCACTCATCCTCCTATTCCCCTACCGACAGCCTGAAGCCTGAGCTGATTTGCGGGGTGTGCCATCGGCTTTTCAGCTCGGCCTCCTCCCTCACAGTCCACATGCGGCTGCATCGTGGCAGCCGTGCCCTCAGTTGCCGTTATTGTGGCAAAGTCTTCATCCACAGCAAGAGACTGCAATCCCACGAGACATCCTGCAAGGTGCCAGGCCTACCCTCCGACAGCCTGGGCCCTCCTTCTCTCACTGTGCAGCCGAAGGAGGAGCCGCTGGAGGAGGGTGAGGTGAGAGTGGAGGGGGGAATGATTGTGGGAGAAACTGACATCAGTAAGGCGCGGCCAGGGAAGAAAGCACGGAGCCTCCTGGCGCGTATCCAAGGTGATGATGCAGCAGCCGCAGAGTTACTGGCGGGTGATGAGAACCATTTTGTGAAGGTGGTAGATGGCAATGTCATTTACTTCTGCTCTGTGTGCGAGCGTTCCTACATGACCCTATCCAGCCTGAAGCGTCACTCTAATGTGCACTCATGGCGCCGCAAATATCCGTGCCATTATTGCGACAAAGTCTTTGCCCTGGCTGAGTATCGTACAAAGCACGAGGTGTGGCACACGGGAGAGCGGCGCTACCAGTGCATCTTCTGCTGGGACGCCTTCGCCACCTACTACAATCTGAAAACACACCAGAAGACCATTCATGGGATTAACCCCAGCCTCATCTCCAGTGAAAAGACAGCTAATGGAGGTTATAAGCAGAAAGCTAATGCCCTCAAGCTCTACCGCCTTCTCCCCATGCGCTCCCAGAAGAGACCCTACAAGACCTACAGTGACAGTTTGCATAATGGCCTGCTACTGCCACCAACTGacacacctcccctctccctgCCTGGCCTGGGCTGCGCTCTGGGGCCTGGGGACCTACAAAGCCTCATCAGCGGAGCCCACCCTCAGAGTGTTAAGCCTGACCCAGATGCCTTCCCCGATGACTTCCCCGTTTCTGTGGGTGCTGACCACAGGGACCTCTCCCCGCTCACGCCCCTCGCCTCAACGGACATGCCCCAGGTTAAAAAACACGAGAGCGAGGCCTTAGAGTTAGAGCAGGGCAGAGGTAGTGGCAGCTTCAAAATGTCTAGTagcaacaaaaccaaaactcCCAAGACTGGTAAAGGCACAGAAACAAGCATGCCGTCTGTGATAACATATGGACATACAAAACCCTCTGTCATAGTTCATGGAACAGCAGTGTCGTCCTCCGTCATCGTGCACAGCAACCAGGTCACTTCTGGGAGTGAAAAGAGCCCAATGAGCAGCCCGTCCCCTGAAACCAGCAACAGTCAGACTTCACACAAGGGCAGCCCGAGGCCACTTAAAAAGCAAAGGGATAGCGCAGATAACCATAGAAAGAGGTCGAGAGACAGTTCAGATACCACAGAGGAGGGTTCAAGAGGTGGACAGGACGCAGAGACAGGCAGATTATTTCACAAATCACGCAAGTCCCACAGCAAGAGTGACATCTCTAACACAAAGCAGCTGTCAGCATCTGTAGGGTCACAAGTCAAAGAGGCAGGGCCGCTGTGTCAGATTACTGTACGTATTGGTGAGGAGGCCATAGTGAAGCGCAGCATCTCTGAGACAGACCTGAGGAGAGACAAGGGCCTTTCTCCCCCAAAAACCAAACGGAGTGAGACATCATCTGCGCGGGAAGCCAAGGAACCACGCCACTCTCACtcccaccatcatcaccacaaACACCGCCTCCACCGCAGAGCCAGCATGGAAGCAGAGGGCGATAAGGAAGGAAACTGTGAGGAGGAGGTCAGGAAAAAGACCTCCAAATCCCcggagggagtgagggagtaCTACTTCCGTCAGGAGGTGCGTGAGCAGGAGAGCGACCATGACATGGAGGATAATTTATGGCGGCCTTACTACTCCTACAAGCCCAAGAGAAAGGCCCAAGCGCATCTGCAGAGGGTCAAGAGCTGGCAGAGGAAACTGAAGTACAAGCGCTCCATCCGGCTCAAGAGGAGGGCAGAGAGGCTCAAGAACCGTGTGAATAAAGAAACGGAGAAATCacaagatgaggaagaggatggggAGATTGAGGAGACCCCAAAACTGTCAAAAGCTAACAGAGACaagggagaggggaaaaagaaagattatCTCTCTGCCCCtttgaaggagaaaaacaaagtcgCAGGAGAACAGGTTAAGGAGGCCCGTCATGAGGTCCCCCCCCTTCCTCTGCACTCTCCAAAGCCCCCCCTGTCTACCTCAGTGGCTCCTACGGGAATAAAGAGGCGGCCTTGGACTAATGGGAATGCAGCAGAGTGTGGTACATGTGGCCGCTGGTTCTCAAGCCCCAGGAAGCGAGACAAACACGAGCTGAGCCATCTGCTGGAGTTTGTATGCCTCTTCTGCCGAGCCACTTTCCCTTCCAGGGATAAGTTGGAAGACCACCAGAGAGCCCAGCATCCCAAGCCTACTGAGGGACCCTCTGCACCCCCTAAAGTGGCTCTCGGCGAACAAGTCGAAGGGGTCGGCATCAAATCTGTGCCAGAGAGCACAAAGTTTGATGAAGAAAAAGGGGGGCAGGTGGGCTTAGTAGGGAGAAATTCTAGTCCAAGTCGCCTGAGCAGAAGAGCATTATCACGACACACCTGTCCACAGTGTCATAAAGTGTGCAAGACATCTTCAGCACTAACTCGCCATATCCGACGCCATGAGTTAAGCAGTTCcccagaaagagaaaaggaagataAAGCCCCGGagccaaaaacaacagagacagttGTTAACGCTGTTAGCAGAGACCTAGAGACCGAAAAGGGACAGGTTCCCAgtgctctctctgtttcagttATCAGCTATTCAACTCCCGACCCGCCCACCAGCGGTGACTGTTTGGCATCACAGCAGCATGAAGACCATCACAGAGAACTGACAGAGGAACATCACATGTCAGAATCCAGTGACAAACCCGAACTACCCGAGCTCACGCACCCAGCTCCAGAGAGGGAGCCCAGCCCACATATTGCAGACCCTCCATTAGAAAGTCCAGTTAATCTCACGCCCCCGAAACATGAATTCACACCTGCCGCACCCTCTACCCTCCAGAGCGTGCTCGTCATGAATGGGTCTGAATGTCTGGACTACCGCACCCCCAGCAAAAAGAACCTAGACAGCCAGATCCACAGAATACCCAGCCCCGCGCACATCGTGGCATCCACCAACACCTCTCCAAATGTGCCCATGACGTCACAGACCAGAATAAccactgctgctcctcctgtttccatgacaacagctCCCAGCTCTGAGGGGGGATTCATGAAACGGGATGGGGTCATTATGGACAGGGAGAGGCAGGGTGGGGGTGGTATATTTCTACACGCAGGTTATGAGGAACCACCCCGGGTCCAAGATCTCCGAGTTCCATCCCTGTCCAGGAGTCCCTCTCCCAACGAAGCACAAGACCTGACCATGTCCTCTATACTAGCGAGAGAGAGGGCGATAGAGAGgcaaagggagaaagagagggagctcgagagacagagagaaagggagagggacaaagaaatggagagagagagagaaaaagagatagagagggCCCAGCAAATGAGTAGAGTTGCTCATGCCCCGGAGGAGCAGATTGCGCTCTTGGTCCCTAAAGAGGAGCCCTTGAGTCCTGTGCCGTCCCCCCAGCACATCCCCTGTCAAACCACTATGAATGGACCCTCCTCACACAGGCACACCCCCAAGTCCCCCTGTCGGTCCCCCTCAACTATTGGACTGTTAGCTCAAGCCAACCGCCAGGTTCACTCCAGTTCACAAGGACTCGACAGGCTCTCACTGCCCACTGGAGCAGCTGGTGCCGGTGACCGCCCCTCTGCCCACGCTCTGCTTCTCCCCCGCGCCCCTCAACCACCTGAGCCAGAGCACCAGGACACTGTTTCTTCCAGAGATTCTCAGCAGGGGGACGCCACCCCAGTGGGCTACTCTGCCCAGGATTATCCCCTACCCCTTATTGTGCCGGACAGCTACCGCTCTGGTAAGAAGCAGGAGGAAAACCTGCTAATGTCCTCCTATCCTGCTGGAGCTCTTCCCTTTGGCCCACTGGGAAAAGTGATGGTCCCTAATGGCGGGGACCTGGCCAAGCTGCCATTTTATCCGGACCCTTACCAGCTGCTCTATGGCCCCCAGCTGCTGGCCTACCCCTACAACTTAGCAGCTCTTCCTGTGGCTCTGAATATGATGGCACCTGGGGGGGACAAGGTGGAGCCTCTGCCTTTCCTCCCAGCCATCTTCAACTACGCAGCCACTGCTGGGCCCTACATGGGCGCAGCGCCACACCCCCTTGTGGCAAATCCCAGCCTGTACAGcggcagcagtggcagcagcaagAAGCAacgagacagcagcagcagcaaaccgTAG